From the genome of Vigna angularis cultivar LongXiaoDou No.4 chromosome 11, ASM1680809v1, whole genome shotgun sequence, one region includes:
- the LOC108333954 gene encoding uncharacterized protein At4g26450 isoform X1: MQTRQRSPRGFYTAEYRQREGGLGRGRRGDIFVEAGRLAAEYLVSQGLLPPNALPTKWQNQKAPVEGGGRQSALTRLGSVDGRRKLGFEEFGQKGRRRGSFSRSNGMDWGREYRRNGSWSGRVPNDVRDGEDDDYESGGFSVRHQDEEDQHHYQHQHQHQHLNSSDDALVKSNSNEFSPRSEDGVDLNDKDRDKERVSAELLEMKQSGVGKDVCDVDMGVGVGNDLEGVSVGVKEVKDGGARDDDSERLRNVSAQLSDQENSSSGGAVADLVSLCKSVKVPTRTRSSITRKNLKAWNNGDGTGSARDVVDLQGADSAKEVLAENESVKGSSSGELLGEKSYDMVHVDADVAEVEPVCVAEDVRDLDAVSKAEDVRELDAVSKVEDVKELGCQSGQDRSFIQDNNQESSATLPGYGVCNSLDGKQGQKRVAEDDDDDVREDSKRLREWLPSLVPKTGGYFLHGNPIEVKESQVEDGISHIDKVTMTSDQGSLMGSGSQFTVGGDRPFLQCPDEKPSLPSSFRTCDLNLIEVSEGNESHVDHPVLIYSPSVSEAKKAVPIDIDLSMSHTSVSSKFNTHAANGKEIEVIDLENDSIQEEKSIDNMDRKTETMFPGLEGFSNQAQNAADIHDVQDGYGLMISELLGPDFTNCSSVPPVDISSVHSEMGLHNGTGTLAEDDSIYMSLGELSFYRPWEQPPSQDYQKHF; the protein is encoded by the exons ATGCAGACTCGGCAGCGAAGTCCGCGAGGGTTTTACACGGCAGAGTACCGGCAGCGTGAGGGGGGTCTGGGGAGAGGACGGAGAGGGGACATATTTGTCGAGGCTGGGCGGCTCGCGGCGGAGTATTTGGTTTCCCAGGGACTGCTGCCGCCCAACGCTTTGCCGACGAAGTGGCAGAACCAAAAGGCTCCCGTGGAGGGTGGCGGGCGGCAGTCGGCGCTGACGAGACTTGGGAGCGTGGATGGGAGGAGGAAATTGGGGTTTGAAGAATTTGGGCAGAAGGGGAGGAGGAGAGGGAGCTTCAGCAGGAGCAATGGGATGGATTGGGGGAGGGAGTATAGGAGGAATGGATCTTGGTCTGGTCGCGTACCCAACGATGTTAGGGATGGTGAGGATGATGATTATGAAAGTGGTGGATTTAGTGTTAGACATCAAGATGAGGAGGACCAGCACCATTACCAGCACCAGCATCAGCACCAACACCTGAATAGTAGTGACGATGCTTTGGTAAAATCAAATTCGAATGAATTTTCGCCCAGAAGTGAGGATGGTGTTGATTTGAATGATAAGGATAGGGATAAGGAGAGGGTGAGTGCTGAATTGTTGGAGATGAAGCAGAGTGGTGTAGGGAAAGATGTGTGTGATGTGGATATGGGGGTTGGTGTTGGTAATGATTTGGAGGGTGTGAGTGTTGGGGTTAAGGAGGTGAAGGATGGTGGTGCTCGCGATGATGATAGTGAGAGACTGAGGAATGTGTCTGCGCAGTTGAGTGATCAAGAGAATAGTAGCTCTGGTGGGGCTGTTGCTGATTTGGTTTCACTCTGCAAGTCTGTGAAGGTGCCCACCAGGACGCGCTCTTCGATCACACGCAAGAATTTGAAAGCTTGGAACAATGGAGATGGTACTGGGAGTGCACGTGATGTTGTGGATCTTCAAGGAGCTGACTCAGCTAAGGAAGTATTGGCTGAAAATGAGTCTGTTAAAGGCTCCTCATCGGGTGAGTTACTAGGGGAGAAAAGTTATGATATGGTGCATGTTGATGCGGATGTTGCCGAGGTAGAACCTGTTTGTGTTGCCGAGGATGTGAGAGACTTGGATGCTGTGTCTAAAGCTGAGGATGTGAGAGAATTAGATGCTGTGTCTAAAGTCGAGGATGTGAAAGAATTAGGATGTCAGTCTGGTCAGGATAGAAGCTTTATTCAAGATAACAACCAAGAGTCTAGTGCTACACTACCGGGGTATGGAGTTTGCAATTCCTTGGATGGGAAACAGGGTCAAAAGCGGGTTGCGGAAGATGACGACGATGATGTGAGGGAGGACAGCAAGAGACTGAGGGAATGGTTGCCTTCCCTTGTTCCTAAGACTGGGGGTTACTTTTTACATGGTAATCCAATTGAAGTGAAAGAGAGCCAGGTAGAAGATGGTATTTCACACATTGACAAAGTTACTATGACTTCTGATCAGGGGAGTCTGATGGGTAGCGGTTCTCAGTTCACAGTAGGTGGAGATAGACCTTTTCTTCAGTGTCCGGACGAGAAGCCTTCTTTGCCGAGTTCGTTTAGAACCTGTGATCTGAATCTCATTGAAGTGTCTGAAGGGAATGAAAGTCATGTTGATCACCCAGTTCTTATTTATTCCCCCTCGGTCTCTGAAGCAAAGAAAGCCGTGCCAATTGACATAGATCTGAGCATGAGTCATACTAGTGTATCAAGCAAATTCAATACTCACGCAGCGAATGGCAAAGAGATTGAAgtaattgatttagaaaatgattCCATTCAAGAAGAAAAGTCAATTGACAATATGGATAGAAA GACAGAGACTATGTTTCCTGGCCTTGAAGGTTTTTCCAACCAAGCTCAAAATGCTGCTGACATACATGATGTTCAGGATGGATATGGGCTTATGATATCAGAGTTGCTTGGGCCAGATTTCACTAACTGTTCTTCAGTACCACCCGTTGACATAAGTTCTGTGCACAGCGAAATGGGCCTTCATAATGGAACG GGGACACTTGCTGAAGATGACTCGATATATATGTCGCTTGGAGAATTAA GTTTTTATCGGCCATGGGAGCAACCTCCATCACAGGATTATCAGAAGCACTTTTGA
- the LOC108334263 gene encoding uncharacterized protein LOC108334263, which produces MESEREDNNNGTDSTHAAISSTLKIKILSCSKSGESLDNSNLPSPNINNGTESSPYGSPLVSPPSSAFVSALQSPYISPRAIIPDPPNGSPLENQPPLLTITTSTTNPSTPEDVPSSSYTPPSDQYEFSDDPADTRLKYVTCVPEPAPPRISFSFPVPRISFAKGPISPATNAKLRSCDVYIGFHGQNPNLVRFCRWLKSELELQGIDCMLADRAKYSDSQSHEIADGVICSVAFGVVVVTSSSFLNHFSMEEVRFFAQKKNLIPLLFDTGPAEIMALLNCKSIDKECKEAIDGLMKCNEFNIEANDSNWRSCIAKAAGILRARLGRKNAEQKDNVQGLGNLPFPRNTYFVGREKEIMEIEGLFFGRGNCMEQVQDHCRVFTKGEASGSGQSEGLADEESEPVIARCGRYISLEMGRSKEPTLEAWVEPIMGNNSLKRLKNKKSKSGSYKSVCSSVICINGVSGIGKSELALEFAHRYHQRYKMVLWVGGEARYLRQNLLNLSLNLGLDVGADSEMERGRIRSFEDQEFEAFKRVKRELFGETPYLLIIDNLETEVEWWEGKDLYDLIPRNTGGTHVIVTTRLSKVMSYDTIQLPPLPLSDAMILMIGRKRKEYSADEIDLLEKINEKLGRLSIGLWMIGSLLAELSIGPSCLYEAINQVPLDEDSNSCYMSIAEGQWCKSNPFLMKTLLFCLETLEKTKAKGNLLALRMLLVSGWFSPSPISSTLLANAAKSIPTVESRLKKWTKSLSLTTSCLSPRTWKNEEEPAMILVKMGLARRANQHDGCWLHFHPITQAFAKRKGGLQYAKAAIQGVRKMGSQVNSDHLWASAFLVFGFKSEPPLVQLKAIDMVLYIKRTALPLAIQAFTIFSRCNSSLELLRVCTNALEEVEKSFVSQIQDWSSHGSVCWKRRLQRGQKVDEYVWQDVTLLKATLLETRAKLLARGGHLDSAKELCRTCISIRTVMLGHNHAQTLAAQDTLARLVRMRSKI; this is translated from the coding sequence ATGGAAAGTGAAAGAGAGGACAACAACAACGGCACTGATTCAACACACGCTGCCATCTCTAGCACACTCAAAATTAAGATTTTGAGCTGCAGCAAAAGTGGGGAGAGTTTAGACAACTCAAACTTACCTTCACCAAACATAAACAATGGCACAGAGTCATCACCATATGGTTCTCCTCTTGTGTCACCACCTTCATCAGCATTTGTTTCTGCATTGCAGTCTCCATATATATCTCCAAGGGCCATTATACCAGACCCACCTAACGGATCTCCTTTGGAAAACCAACCACCACTACTGACAATAACCACTTCCACCACCAACCCTTCCACCCCTGAAGATGTGCCTAGCAGTTCCTACACTCCCCCTTCTGATCAATATGAGTTCTCTGATGACCCTGCTGACACAAGGCTAAAGTATGTGACATGTGTTCCTGAACCGGCTCCTCCACGCATTTCATTCTCATTTCCAGTCCCTAGAATTTCCTTTGCAAAAGGTCCTATCTCACCTGCTACCAATGCCAAACTCAGAAGCTGTGATGTCTATATTGGATTCCATGGCCAGAACCCCAACTTGGTGCGCTTCTGCAGGTGGCTTAAGTCTGAGCTTGAGCTTCAAGGGATCGATTGCATGCTTGCTGATAGAGCAAAGTACTCAGACAGTCAGAGTCACGAGATTGCTGATGGAGTCATTTGCTCAGTGGCTTTTGGAGTGGTGGTTGTCACAAGTTCCAGCTTCCTCAACCATTTTAGCATGGAGGAGGTGAGATTCTTTGCTCAAAAGAAGAACTTGATTCCCCTCTTGTTTGACACTGGACCTGCAGAGATTATGGCTCTTCTTAACTGCAAATCAATTGACAAAGAATGTAAAGAGGCAATAGATGGACTTATGAAGTGCAATGAATTCAATATAGAGGCCAATGATAGTAATTGGCGAAGCTGCATAGCGAAAGCTGCGGGTATTTTAAGAGCAAGACTTGGTAGGAAGAATGCTGAGCAGAAGGATAATGTACAAGGACTTGGGAACTTACCCTTTCCAAGGAACACATACTTTGTaggaagagagaaggagatTATGGAGATTGAGGGTCTTTTTTTCGGTCGAGGGAATTGCATGGAACAAGTACAAGATCATTGTAGGGTATTCACCAAAGGAGAAGCTAGTGGAAGTGGACAATCTGAAGGCCTTGCAGATGAGGAAAGTGAACCAGTGATAGCAAGGTGTGGGAGGTATATCAGTCTAGAGATGGGGAGAAGCAAAGAACCAACTTTAGAGGCTTGGGTTGAACCGATCATGGGAAACAACTCTTTGAAGAGGTTGAAGAATAAGAAGTCAAAGAGTGGAAGCTACAAGAGCGTGTGTAGCAGTGTGATTTGCATTAATGGGGTTTCTGGGATTGGAAAGTCAGAGCTGGCACTAGAATTTGCTCATAGATACCACCAGAGGTATAAAATGGTTTTGTGGGTTGGTGGTGAAGCCAGGTATCTGAGGCAGAACTTATTGAACTTGTCTCTGAATTTGGGACTGGATGTTGGTGCTGATTCTGAAATGGAAAGGGGTAGGATTCGTAGCTTTGAGGATCAAGAATTTGAGGCATTCAAGAGAGTGAAGAGGGAACTGTTTGGTGAGACTCCTTACTTGCTGATAATTGACAATCTTGAGACAGAAGTGGAATGGTGGGAAGGGAAGGATCTGTATGACTTGATACCAAGAAACACAGGAGGAACACACGTGATTGTTACAACAAGATTGTCCAAAGTAATGAGCTATGATACAATTCAGCTTCCACCTTTGCCATTATCTGATGCAATGATTCTGATGATAGGAAGAAAGAGGAAAGAGTATTCCGCAGATGAGATAGACCTGCTTGAAAAAATCAATGAGAAACTTGGAAGGTTGAgcattggtttgtggatgattgGTTCACTGTTGGCTGAACTTTCAATAGGCCCTTCTTGTCTCTATGAGGCCATTAACCAGGTGCCACTCGATGAAGATTCAAACTCTTGCTACATGAGCATTGCAGAAGGGCAATGGTGCAAGAGCAACCCTTTTCTCATGAAGACCCTTCTCTTTTGTTTGGAAACTTTGGAGAAAACTAAAGCTAAAGGGAACCTCTTGGCCTTAAGAATGCTGCTTGTAAGTGGCTGGTTTTCCCCCTCTCCCATTTCATCCACTTTATTGGCCAATGCAGCAAAGAGTATTCCTACAGTAGAAAGCCGTCTAAAGAAGTGGACCAAATCTCTGAGCCTAACAACAAGTTGTTTATCACCACGGACGtggaaaaatgaagaagaaccAGCAATGATTCTTGTGAAAATGGGACTAGCTAGAAGGGCTAATCAACATGATGGATGTTGGCTTCATTTCCACCCCATAACACAAGCATTTGCCAAAAGAAAAGGTGGTTTGCAATATGCCAAGGCTGCAATTCAAGGAGTGAGGAAAATGGGAAGCCAAGTTAACTCAGATCATTTATGGGCCTCAGCGTTCCTTGTTTTTGGGTTCAAATCGGAGCCTCCCCTGGTGCAGCTGAAGGCAATTGACATGGTTTTGTACATCAAGAGAACAGCTCTTCCTCTAGCAATTCAAGCCTTCACCATTTTCTCAAGATGCAACTCATCCTTGGAGCTCTTGAGGGTGTGCACCAATGCTCTTGAGGAAGTTGAGAAGTCTTTTGTGTCTCAAATCCAAGATTGGTCTTCCCATGGTTCAGTTTGTTGGAAAAGGAGGCTGCAAAGAGGCCAAAAAGTAGATGAATATGTGTGGCAGGATGTGACCTTGTTGAAGGCAACACTACTGGAGACAAGAGCAAAGTTGCTAGCAAGAGGAGGGCATCTAGACAGTGCCAAGGAACTGTGCAGAACATGCATCAGTATCAGAACTGTGATGCTTGGCCATAACCATGCACAGACCTTGGCTGCTCAAGACACATTGGCAAGGTTGGTCAGAATGAGGAGCAAGATATGA
- the LOC108333954 gene encoding uncharacterized protein At4g26450 isoform X2, whose protein sequence is MQTRQRSPRGFYTAEYRQREGGLGRGRRGDIFVEAGRLAAEYLVSQGLLPPNALPTKWQNQKAPVEGGGRQSALTRLGSVDGRRKLGFEEFGQKGRRRGSFSRSNGMDWGREYRRNGSWSGRVPNDVRDGEDDDYESGGFSVRHQDEEDQHHYQHQHQHQHLNSSDDALVKSNSNEFSPRSEDGVDLNDKDRDKERVSAELLEMKQSGVGKDVCDVDMGVGVGNDLEGVSVGVKEVKDGGARDDDSERLRNVSAQLSDQENSSSGGAVADLVSLCKSVKVPTRTRSSITRKNLKAWNNGDGTGSARDVVDLQGADSAKEVLAENESVKGSSSGELLGEKSYDMVHVDADVAEVEPVCVAEDVRDLDAVSKAEDVRELDAVSKVEDVKELGCQSGQDRSFIQDNNQESSATLPGYGVCNSLDGKQGQKRVAEDDDDDVREDSKRLREWLPSLVPKTGGYFLHGNPIEVKESQVEDGISHIDKVTMTSDQGSLMGSGSQFTVGGDRPFLQCPDEKPSLPSSFRTCDLNLIEVSEGNESHVDHPVLIYSPSVSEAKKAVPIDIDLSMSHTSVSSKFNTHAANGKEIEVIDLENDSIQEEKSIDNMDRKTETMFPGLEGFSNQAQNAADIHDVQDGYGLMISELLGPDFTNCSSVPPVDISSVHSEMGLHNGTGTLAEDDSIYMSLGELSMPDFY, encoded by the exons ATGCAGACTCGGCAGCGAAGTCCGCGAGGGTTTTACACGGCAGAGTACCGGCAGCGTGAGGGGGGTCTGGGGAGAGGACGGAGAGGGGACATATTTGTCGAGGCTGGGCGGCTCGCGGCGGAGTATTTGGTTTCCCAGGGACTGCTGCCGCCCAACGCTTTGCCGACGAAGTGGCAGAACCAAAAGGCTCCCGTGGAGGGTGGCGGGCGGCAGTCGGCGCTGACGAGACTTGGGAGCGTGGATGGGAGGAGGAAATTGGGGTTTGAAGAATTTGGGCAGAAGGGGAGGAGGAGAGGGAGCTTCAGCAGGAGCAATGGGATGGATTGGGGGAGGGAGTATAGGAGGAATGGATCTTGGTCTGGTCGCGTACCCAACGATGTTAGGGATGGTGAGGATGATGATTATGAAAGTGGTGGATTTAGTGTTAGACATCAAGATGAGGAGGACCAGCACCATTACCAGCACCAGCATCAGCACCAACACCTGAATAGTAGTGACGATGCTTTGGTAAAATCAAATTCGAATGAATTTTCGCCCAGAAGTGAGGATGGTGTTGATTTGAATGATAAGGATAGGGATAAGGAGAGGGTGAGTGCTGAATTGTTGGAGATGAAGCAGAGTGGTGTAGGGAAAGATGTGTGTGATGTGGATATGGGGGTTGGTGTTGGTAATGATTTGGAGGGTGTGAGTGTTGGGGTTAAGGAGGTGAAGGATGGTGGTGCTCGCGATGATGATAGTGAGAGACTGAGGAATGTGTCTGCGCAGTTGAGTGATCAAGAGAATAGTAGCTCTGGTGGGGCTGTTGCTGATTTGGTTTCACTCTGCAAGTCTGTGAAGGTGCCCACCAGGACGCGCTCTTCGATCACACGCAAGAATTTGAAAGCTTGGAACAATGGAGATGGTACTGGGAGTGCACGTGATGTTGTGGATCTTCAAGGAGCTGACTCAGCTAAGGAAGTATTGGCTGAAAATGAGTCTGTTAAAGGCTCCTCATCGGGTGAGTTACTAGGGGAGAAAAGTTATGATATGGTGCATGTTGATGCGGATGTTGCCGAGGTAGAACCTGTTTGTGTTGCCGAGGATGTGAGAGACTTGGATGCTGTGTCTAAAGCTGAGGATGTGAGAGAATTAGATGCTGTGTCTAAAGTCGAGGATGTGAAAGAATTAGGATGTCAGTCTGGTCAGGATAGAAGCTTTATTCAAGATAACAACCAAGAGTCTAGTGCTACACTACCGGGGTATGGAGTTTGCAATTCCTTGGATGGGAAACAGGGTCAAAAGCGGGTTGCGGAAGATGACGACGATGATGTGAGGGAGGACAGCAAGAGACTGAGGGAATGGTTGCCTTCCCTTGTTCCTAAGACTGGGGGTTACTTTTTACATGGTAATCCAATTGAAGTGAAAGAGAGCCAGGTAGAAGATGGTATTTCACACATTGACAAAGTTACTATGACTTCTGATCAGGGGAGTCTGATGGGTAGCGGTTCTCAGTTCACAGTAGGTGGAGATAGACCTTTTCTTCAGTGTCCGGACGAGAAGCCTTCTTTGCCGAGTTCGTTTAGAACCTGTGATCTGAATCTCATTGAAGTGTCTGAAGGGAATGAAAGTCATGTTGATCACCCAGTTCTTATTTATTCCCCCTCGGTCTCTGAAGCAAAGAAAGCCGTGCCAATTGACATAGATCTGAGCATGAGTCATACTAGTGTATCAAGCAAATTCAATACTCACGCAGCGAATGGCAAAGAGATTGAAgtaattgatttagaaaatgattCCATTCAAGAAGAAAAGTCAATTGACAATATGGATAGAAA GACAGAGACTATGTTTCCTGGCCTTGAAGGTTTTTCCAACCAAGCTCAAAATGCTGCTGACATACATGATGTTCAGGATGGATATGGGCTTATGATATCAGAGTTGCTTGGGCCAGATTTCACTAACTGTTCTTCAGTACCACCCGTTGACATAAGTTCTGTGCACAGCGAAATGGGCCTTCATAATGGAACG GGGACACTTGCTGAAGATGACTCGATATATATGTCGCTTGGAGAATTAAGTATGCCAGATTTTTATTAA
- the LOC108332656 gene encoding uncharacterized protein LOC108332656: MKKGYKEEVDAQVAKLFYTSVIPFNVIRNSAFAKLCEMIGKYGVGYKPPSYHDIREKLLKQAVNKTDAILEDYKEEWKTTGCTIMSDGWTDKKGRSICNFLVNSPKEMVFLYSLDTSNISKTTDKVFKMLDNVVEFVGEENVVQVVTNNAANFRAERVVDAKEGKIASLLTMFSSKEWKTNKFGTSQEGRKVEHVVLDSQFWKNVSTCLKVVAPLMVVLRLVDSDVKLAMGFIYEEMDCAKEKIMSNFNNIKKSYEEVWRIIDARWNNQLHRPLHAAAYFLNPISTMNLTLNVMMVERGLFGMEDAKECKKELNPGEWWDIFGDGTPKLKRFAIRILSLTCSSSGCERNWSSFEMVHTKRRNRLHQQKMNDLVYVMYNYKLKSRQIRKIVALPFDDIESDDEWITEEANDVVEIKQVEEAAAAEWFTVQLMMVEVCFATADAKLMVEGEDDVTMTWWWQWGYGGNANWEEDDDEGA; the protein is encoded by the exons atgaaaaaagGATACAAAGAAGAAGTTGATGCTCAAGTAGCTAAACTCTTTTACACCAGTGTCATTCCTTTTAATGTAATTAGAAATTCAGCCTTTGCAAAGTTGTGTGAAATGATTGGTAAGTATGGAGTTGGATACAAACCACCATCTTATCATGATATTAGAGAGAAGCTCTTAAAACAAGCTGTGAACAAAACAGATGCAATCCTTGAGGATTATAAGGAGGAATGGAAGACAACTGGATGTACAATTATGTCTGATGGTTGGACGGATAAAAAAGGACGTTCTATTTGCAACTTCTTGGTGAATAGTCCTAAAGAGATGGTTTTTCTTTACTCACTTGACACTTCAAACATTTCAAAAACAACtgataaagttttcaaaatgttaGATAATGTTGTCGAGTTTGttggagaagaaaatgttgTTCAAGTTGTCACTAATAATGCTGCAAATTTCAGGGCAGAGAGAGTTGTTGATGCAAAAGAGGGAAAAATT GCATCATTGTTGACCATGTTTAGCTCTAAGGAGTGGAAGACAAACAAGTTTGGAACTTCACAAGAGGGGAGAAAAGTAGAACATGTGGTACTAGATAGCCAGTTTTGGAAGAATGTCTCCACATGCCTGAAAGTTGTTGCCCCTCTTATGGTAGTCTTAAGATTAGTGGACTCAGATGTAAAACTCGCAATGGGTTTCATTTATGAAGAGATGGATTGTGCAAAAGAGAAGATTATGTCCAactttaacaatataaaaaagag TTATGAAGAGGTTTGGAGAATAATTGATGCTCGATGGAATAATCAACTTCATAGGCCTTTGCATGCAGCTGCCTATTTTCTAAACCCCATTTCCACTATGAACCTAACATTAAATGTGATGATGGTGGAGAG AGGACTTTTTGGAATGGAAGATGCAAAGGAGTGCAAGAAAGAGTTAAATCCTGGAGAATGGTGGGACATATTTGGTGATGGAACTCCGAAGTTGAAGAGATTTGCTATTCGAATTCTAAGCTTGACTTGTAGTTCTTCTGGATGTGAGCGTAATTGGAGCTCATTCGAAatg gtTCATACAAAGAGAAGGAATCGTTTGCATCAACAAAAGATGAATGATTTAGTTTATGTGATGTATAACTACAAGTTAAAAAGTAGACAAATTCGAAAAATTGTTGCTCTTCCATTTGATGACATTGAATCAGATGATGAATGGATAACTGAAGAGGCAAATGATGTTGTTGAGATTAAGCAAGTTGAAG aagcggctgcagcggaatg GTTTACGGTGCAGTTGATGATGGTGGAAGTGTGCTTCGCGACAGCTGACGCGAAGTTGATGGTGGAAGGAGAGGATGATGTCACAATGACATGGTGGTGGCAGTGGGGCTATGGTGGCAATGCGAACtgggaagaagatgatgatgaaggcGCGTGA